In one Leptospira fletcheri genomic region, the following are encoded:
- a CDS encoding LIMLP_16025 family protein has translation MDNQKLNDLINAGIGAVQTSKEIFDKLLEDLNEGKEKVEQRFDELRAQGEKDLSENALKFKVPLAWGIVKFEEIRDNLLKQFLNK, from the coding sequence ATGGATAACCAAAAGCTAAATGATCTAATCAATGCGGGAATCGGCGCTGTCCAGACTTCTAAGGAAATCTTCGATAAACTTTTGGAAGACCTGAATGAAGGAAAAGAAAAGGTGGAACAGCGTTTCGACGAGCTGAGAGCTCAGGGAGAAAAAGATCTGAGTGAAAATGCTCTGAAATTTAAGGTACCTTTGGCATGGGGAATCGTTAAATTTGAGGAGATCCGCGACAACTTGCTGAAGCAATTTTTGAATAAATGA
- a CDS encoding HDOD domain-containing protein, which produces MNINWYHFEKEGYYLSVRNVNERIERLNPLYVRITTLNRNVDKLLNVLLDRYLVYLDSISLKESVFSILRESVMNAIKANSKRIFFSDNNLNISDPLDYAKGMENFKKEMIRDKDRYAELLEKLKFHCLITMAFNRTSFLMRVSNNVSIIPEELKRVENRIGKSREYNDLGEVFADHADDSEGAGLGLAMSLLMLKNEGIEGDCYKLKAEGDITSAYIKIPLDFKHRNVSYQRTVEIIAEIDKLPTFPENLNQIMSLINKPDSSIGQITESVSRDVSLSTNILKLANSASFALGRKVETLEEAIKRIGLSELNNILLSLGTKKILEERYKEFEQIWERSSLSAYICKRLGEKMGWKKTFLTNLVCAALLHDIGLVILLSLEPEIVAKLTELTGKNLMASSLGLEEAALGVTHTSLGAMICEKWNFSDTIRVAAEYHHRPLMAKKESRDVVFAVYLSDWIIDCNEGKADPAAIHWEVLQHFGFKKDEEWKEFGEKVIGEYKAFQRQAR; this is translated from the coding sequence ATGAACATAAACTGGTACCACTTCGAAAAAGAAGGATACTATCTAAGCGTCCGTAACGTCAACGAGCGGATTGAAAGGCTCAACCCTCTTTACGTCCGTATCACAACTCTGAACCGAAATGTGGACAAATTGTTAAACGTCCTATTGGACCGGTATTTGGTTTATTTGGACTCGATTTCCCTGAAGGAATCCGTATTTTCGATCCTGCGCGAAAGCGTAATGAACGCCATTAAGGCGAATTCCAAACGGATTTTCTTTTCCGATAATAATCTCAATATTTCCGATCCGTTGGATTATGCCAAGGGGATGGAGAATTTCAAAAAAGAAATGATCCGCGATAAGGACAGGTATGCCGAGCTGCTGGAAAAACTCAAATTCCACTGCTTGATCACGATGGCGTTCAATCGAACCAGTTTTTTGATGAGGGTTTCGAATAACGTTTCCATCATTCCCGAAGAGTTGAAACGGGTGGAGAACCGGATCGGCAAGAGCCGGGAATACAACGATTTAGGAGAGGTCTTTGCCGACCACGCGGACGATTCCGAAGGTGCTGGTTTGGGGTTGGCCATGTCCTTATTGATGTTGAAAAACGAAGGTATAGAAGGGGATTGTTATAAACTCAAGGCCGAGGGAGACATTACTTCGGCCTATATTAAGATTCCTCTGGATTTCAAACACAGAAACGTTTCCTACCAACGCACCGTCGAAATCATCGCAGAGATCGATAAGCTTCCCACTTTTCCGGAGAACCTGAATCAGATCATGAGTCTGATCAATAAACCGGATTCCTCCATCGGTCAGATTACCGAGTCGGTTTCGAGGGATGTTTCGCTTTCCACGAATATTCTAAAGCTCGCGAATTCGGCTTCCTTTGCATTGGGAAGAAAAGTGGAGACTCTGGAAGAGGCGATCAAACGGATCGGACTTTCGGAACTGAACAATATCCTCTTAAGTCTCGGAACGAAAAAAATTCTAGAGGAGCGATACAAAGAGTTCGAGCAGATTTGGGAAAGATCGAGTCTGTCCGCATATATATGTAAAAGACTAGGGGAGAAAATGGGTTGGAAAAAAACGTTTCTCACGAATTTAGTCTGCGCAGCTTTGTTGCACGATATAGGTCTGGTAATATTACTTTCTCTCGAACCTGAAATCGTGGCGAAATTGACCGAGTTGACCGGCAAGAACCTGATGGCTTCCAGCTTGGGCCTGGAGGAGGCGGCTTTGGGAGTGACTCACACCTCCCTAGGAGCGATGATATGCGAAAAATGGAATTTTTCGGATACGATCCGAGTCGCGGCGGAATATCATCACAGACCTCTGATGGCCAAAAAGGAATCGAGAGACGTGGTGTTTGCGGTGTATCTTTCCGACTGGATCATCGATTGCAACGAGGGAAAGGCGGATCCTGCGGCGATCCACTGGGAAGTCCTGCAACATTTCGGATTCAAAAAAGACGAAGAATGGAAGGAGTTCGGAGAAAAGGTGATCGGAGAATACAAAGCCTTTCAAAGACAGGCCCGTTAG
- the sixA gene encoding phosphohistidine phosphatase SixA — translation MKIIIARHGEAEPDSPDGRDSSRVLTPKGKADVEKMARFFLTGFKIKKIYHSPFVRTSQTAQIYENVLKPEQETESLEFLLPGEEYSQACSLLKDYTNSDAILVVGHSPDISIFSEKLLGISGVGKSFLFTPGSALAVNVPREKFLGGQIIWFVSPDFLC, via the coding sequence ATGAAGATAATTATAGCTAGACACGGAGAGGCCGAACCGGATTCTCCAGACGGGAGAGATTCCTCCCGAGTCCTGACACCAAAGGGAAAAGCGGACGTTGAAAAGATGGCACGTTTTTTTCTGACCGGTTTTAAGATCAAAAAAATTTATCACAGTCCTTTCGTGCGAACTTCTCAAACGGCACAGATTTACGAGAATGTCTTAAAACCGGAACAAGAAACCGAATCCTTGGAATTCCTACTTCCTGGAGAGGAATATTCCCAAGCCTGCTCGCTTTTAAAGGATTACACGAATTCCGACGCGATCTTGGTCGTCGGCCATAGTCCGGATATCAGCATTTTTTCGGAGAAGTTACTTGGAATTTCAGGAGTCGGGAAGTCCTTTCTTTTCACTCCCGGATCCGCTCTAGCGGTCAATGTGCCGAGGGAGAAATTCCTCGGCGGTCAAATCATCTGGTTCGTTTCCCCGGACTTCCTTTGTTGA
- a CDS encoding penicillin-binding transpeptidase domain-containing protein codes for MRFLDFIALSVAFSFLLPCEAGQTPQNPSELILTSEFAFAQSKVPKTKFAGNLSYVKNRFSPASTFKTYWALSLLENRVVDPKKKIRISDDHIPGSPREVDLREALFYSSNDYFEMLWPSLGRSALETTLRHLGYGPVLGVAQAGKKGSYPKDWWKGEKALKHGGGIRLSPEEIHSNWVSVFWKKPSWIDEETYRLWRESLGWSDCPEKKGKIFGKTGSWEGNYWFQGTFVPDIGGDYVSITILNKSKVATREKTILRFYEIVGCVMPSLN; via the coding sequence GTGCGTTTTCTAGATTTTATCGCTCTTTCCGTAGCTTTTTCTTTTCTGCTTCCTTGCGAAGCGGGCCAGACCCCGCAAAATCCTTCCGAATTGATTTTAACCTCCGAGTTCGCATTCGCCCAAAGCAAGGTTCCGAAAACGAAGTTTGCCGGGAACCTTTCCTACGTAAAAAACCGCTTTTCCCCCGCCTCCACTTTCAAAACTTATTGGGCTCTCTCTTTATTGGAAAACCGTGTCGTTGATCCTAAAAAGAAAATCCGTATTTCCGACGACCATATTCCCGGTTCCCCTCGCGAAGTCGATTTGCGCGAAGCTCTGTTCTATTCTTCCAATGATTACTTTGAGATGCTTTGGCCCTCTTTGGGGAGGTCCGCTTTGGAGACTACCCTTCGTCATTTAGGGTACGGTCCGGTTCTTGGAGTCGCTCAGGCGGGAAAAAAAGGAAGTTATCCGAAAGATTGGTGGAAAGGGGAAAAGGCGTTAAAACACGGAGGTGGGATCCGTCTTTCTCCAGAGGAAATTCATTCGAATTGGGTTTCGGTTTTTTGGAAGAAGCCCTCTTGGATCGACGAGGAGACGTACCGTTTGTGGAGGGAGAGTCTAGGTTGGTCGGATTGCCCGGAGAAAAAAGGGAAGATCTTCGGTAAGACGGGTTCTTGGGAAGGAAACTATTGGTTTCAGGGAACTTTTGTGCCGGACATCGGCGGGGATTATGTCTCGATTACTATATTAAATAAATCGAAAGTGGCAACCAGAGAAAAGACGATTTTACGGTTTTATGAAATCGTAGGGTGCGTGATGCCTTCCCTGAATTGA
- a CDS encoding ABC transporter ATP-binding protein, producing MSLFAIEIDSLRKNYPGVQALRNIHLSVSKGGIFGLLGPNGAGKTTLVRILLGFSRPSSGSCKVLGAVPSPAVRTRLGYLPERMAVSPYLTGREFLEASLRLAFLKSKEAQSKSQDLLKQMGLSDAADRKVSTYSKGMLQRLGLAHALGAEPELLLLDEPGTGLDPAGYKEFRDRILEENVKRGVTVLINSHRLPEVEQICTEVGILHKGQIKAQGKLDELRQGKDRIRLKFEGNESVDSYLRNLSLECTNEGKDWEIRPKPDVDLKRLPAELVERGAELFLFERKSESLEEVFLRLTSEGSETKSEAEGQK from the coding sequence ATGTCCCTATTTGCAATTGAAATCGATAGTCTTCGTAAAAATTATCCGGGAGTACAAGCTCTGCGAAACATTCATTTGAGCGTTTCGAAAGGAGGCATTTTCGGTTTACTCGGTCCCAACGGTGCGGGCAAGACGACTTTAGTTCGAATTCTATTGGGATTTTCCAGACCTAGTAGCGGAAGTTGTAAAGTTTTGGGCGCGGTTCCTTCTCCGGCCGTGCGAACGCGTTTGGGTTATCTTCCGGAGAGGATGGCCGTTTCTCCTTATTTGACCGGGAGGGAATTTTTAGAAGCGAGTCTTCGTCTGGCTTTTCTGAAATCCAAGGAGGCACAGTCCAAGTCTCAGGATCTTCTGAAACAAATGGGATTATCGGACGCGGCGGATCGAAAGGTTTCTACTTATTCCAAAGGAATGTTGCAGAGATTGGGACTGGCTCATGCGCTAGGAGCGGAGCCGGAACTTCTTCTCTTGGACGAGCCCGGGACCGGTTTGGATCCCGCCGGGTACAAGGAATTCAGAGATAGAATTCTGGAAGAAAACGTAAAACGAGGGGTCACCGTTCTGATCAATTCCCACAGACTCCCCGAGGTAGAGCAGATCTGCACCGAAGTGGGAATATTACATAAAGGTCAAATAAAGGCGCAGGGCAAATTGGACGAACTTCGCCAAGGCAAGGATAGGATCCGTCTCAAGTTTGAAGGAAACGAGAGTGTGGATTCCTATTTGCGGAATCTCTCTTTGGAATGTACGAACGAAGGAAAGGATTGGGAGATCCGCCCGAAACCGGATGTGGACCTGAAAAGATTGCCGGCGGAGTTGGTCGAGAGGGGTGCAGAGCTCTTTTTGTTCGAAAGAAAATCGGAATCTCTCGAAGAGGTGTTTTTACGTTTGACCTCCGAAGGTTCGGAAACGAAGAGCGAAGCGGAAGGGCAGAAATGA
- the rsmA gene encoding 16S rRNA (adenine(1518)-N(6)/adenine(1519)-N(6))-dimethyltransferase RsmA, which produces MNFPEYPFYKTSALRNFLSEKSSAPLKKWGQNFLIDPKAVQTLLDSADRNALERADLLLEIGPGLGALTHLLARTGKKLRLHEIDPVYSDWLKKFLPQAEVIQGDARETLGTDEGTDCFLFGNLPYYITSELILTSLEKLSRLQGAVFLVQKEFAQRLTNEISSLGIYAGAYGKFLLKKTVKSGSFYPRPNVDSSILSYTSNPRFLDKNKYPILEFLCRVVFWGKRKKIGSSIKEAPLNSFYPTGLSYPEETLRQRLKDSISNTGLSLEKRPEEMLAEDFYRIVENFKME; this is translated from the coding sequence ATGAACTTCCCGGAATACCCGTTTTATAAGACTTCGGCGCTCCGGAACTTTTTAAGCGAAAAATCCTCGGCACCCTTAAAAAAATGGGGCCAGAATTTTCTCATCGATCCCAAGGCTGTTCAGACCCTTTTAGATTCCGCAGACCGGAACGCCTTGGAACGCGCGGACCTGTTATTGGAAATCGGTCCCGGCTTGGGCGCGTTAACCCATTTGTTGGCGCGCACGGGAAAAAAATTAAGATTGCATGAAATCGATCCGGTCTATTCCGACTGGCTGAAAAAATTCCTACCGCAAGCAGAAGTGATCCAGGGAGACGCACGGGAAACTCTCGGTACGGACGAAGGTACCGATTGTTTTCTTTTCGGAAACCTTCCCTATTATATCACTTCGGAATTAATCCTAACGTCCTTAGAAAAACTGAGTCGTCTGCAAGGCGCCGTTTTCTTGGTACAGAAAGAATTCGCACAGCGCTTGACAAACGAAATTTCCTCCTTGGGAATCTATGCGGGGGCGTACGGAAAATTTCTCCTAAAGAAAACCGTCAAATCGGGAAGCTTTTATCCTAGACCGAACGTGGATTCGAGCATTCTTTCCTATACGAGTAACCCCAGATTTCTAGACAAAAACAAATATCCCATTTTAGAATTTTTATGCCGCGTGGTTTTTTGGGGAAAAAGGAAGAAAATCGGATCTTCCATCAAAGAAGCACCTCTGAACTCGTTTTACCCGACAGGTCTTTCCTACCCGGAAGAAACTCTCCGCCAAAGGCTCAAGGATTCGATCTCGAATACGGGCTTATCGTTGGAAAAAAGGCCGGAAGAAATGCTTGCTGAAGATTTTTATCGGATTGTGGAGAATTTTAAAATGGAATGA
- a CDS encoding ABC transporter permease, with product MNRQPTQSFSFFVSSLFRQLPILLRLTFLQVVRRKALFFLFSLLGFFLLGEWFCTTSVEDQILKGVSNGAYFTLSSLWVTVFLVMMTSDLLRQDLDSQIHTLWLSRPLDLLTYLAGKGITLLLLVIIFLVGAFAVHSAFAPEIPWEFLTYQGVMFLAYGFLVVFALLLTLTANQTISVLFSFGLLLGTAILDFIVYNGIVDGSRELAEAQKLFVKISYWILPQLGTVYFHSGRLLEGNVEDPQSYGPYSFLQVGAWILVLKLALIGISRRKEI from the coding sequence ATGAATCGACAACCGACGCAATCTTTTTCTTTTTTCGTTTCTTCCCTGTTCCGACAACTTCCGATTTTACTAAGATTGACGTTCCTGCAAGTTGTACGTAGGAAAGCCTTGTTCTTTCTTTTTTCTTTATTGGGTTTTTTTCTGCTGGGAGAATGGTTTTGCACAACGTCCGTCGAGGATCAGATTCTCAAGGGGGTTTCGAACGGAGCGTATTTTACCCTTTCTTCTCTTTGGGTTACCGTTTTTTTAGTGATGATGACTTCCGATTTGTTAAGGCAGGATTTGGATTCTCAGATCCATACCCTTTGGTTGAGCAGACCTCTGGATCTTCTGACTTATTTGGCTGGAAAAGGCATTACTTTATTACTTTTGGTCATAATCTTTCTTGTGGGCGCTTTTGCCGTTCATTCCGCTTTCGCTCCGGAGATTCCTTGGGAATTTTTGACCTACCAAGGTGTGATGTTTCTCGCATACGGATTTCTGGTGGTCTTTGCACTCCTACTGACTCTGACGGCAAATCAGACGATATCCGTCCTTTTTTCTTTCGGATTGCTTCTCGGAACGGCGATCCTTGATTTTATCGTATACAACGGTATCGTGGACGGTTCGCGCGAATTGGCGGAGGCGCAAAAGCTGTTCGTTAAGATCTCTTACTGGATTCTTCCTCAGCTCGGAACGGTCTATTTTCATTCCGGTCGGCTTTTGGAAGGAAACGTAGAGGATCCGCAATCTTACGGGCCGTATTCTTTCTTGCAGGTCGGAGCCTGGATTCTCGTTCTGAAACTTGCTCTGATCGGAATTTCCCGGAGGAAGGAAATCTGA